The segment AGGCGGTCGCCTGTTCGTCCAGTACGGGCGGCTGCCGGTCACCGGCCTCCTCGTCCGGGACGAGGTCGGTGACGATCAGGCGGGGCCGCAGGTCATGCGCCTCCAGGAAGGCGCGTACCGTCCCGGCGGCAGCGCTGGTGGTGAGGACGGCAGAGGGCCGGGCGTCGGCCAGGACCCCGGCCAGGCGGTCGGCGTGTCCGGGCAGATCGGGGGTGAACAGGGGGACGGCGACGGTGCCGGCGGTGAGCGCGGCGAGGAAGCCGATGACGTATTCGGTGCCCTGGGGGCTGAGAAGGGCGACGCGTTCGCCGGGGGCCACGGTGTCCGCGATCCGGGCGGCGACCGCGCGGGTGCGTACGTCGACGCGCTGCCAGGTGAGCGTACGGTGGCTGCCCCGTAAGCCGGGCGATGGGTGGTCGGCGAAGACGAACGCGCGGCGGCCGGGGGTGCGGCGGGCCCAGTGGGCGACATGGGCGGGGAGGGTGGCCAGGTGGTCCGGTGCCGCGGGTGATGTGCCGGGAGCGTGCGGAAGGGCGTGCGCGGGCATGGTGGAGCTCCTCACGTCACTGGTCGTGTCCCCGTCCGGGGGGGTGTGGTTACGGCTTCGCTTCACTCACAGCGGGATGTTGCCGTGCCGCCGGTCGGGGACGGCGGCACGTTTGGTGCGCAGCGTGCGCAGGGCCCGGGTGATGTGCGCCCGGGTGGTGCTCGGCGCGATGACCGCGTCGATGTAGCCGCGCGCGGCGGCCGCGTAGGGGGTGGCCCAGGCCGTCTCGTACTCCTCCACGAGCTTCGCCCTCAGGTCCGCCGCGGTCTGCTCGCCGACGGCGGCCGCCGCGGCGAGTTCGCGGCGGTGCAGGACGCTGACCGCGCCCTCGGCGCCCATCACGGCGATCCGGGCGGTGGGCCAGGCCAGGTTGACGTCGGCGCCGAGGTGCTTGGAGCCCATGACCGCGTATCCGCCGCCGTAGGCCTTGCGGACCACGACGGTGACCTTGGGCACGGTGGACTCGGCGTACGCGTACAGCAGCTTGGCGCCGCGCCGGATGATCCCGCTCTGTTCCTGGTGGGTGCCCGAGAGGTAGCCGGGGACGTCGGTGAAGGTCAGCAGCGGGATGCCGAAGGCGTCGCAGAAGCGCACGAAGCGGGCCGCCTTCTCGGAGGCGTCGATGTCCAGGACTCCGGCGGCGTGCAGCGGCTGGTTGGCGACGACGCCGACCGAGCGGCCCTCGACCCGGGCCAGGGCGCACAGGATGTTGGGCGCGAACAGCTCGTGCACCTGGAGCAGTTCGCCGTCGTCGACGACCGTGCGCAGGATCTCGCGCATGTCGTACGCGGTCTCGGGCCGGTCGGGGATGATGCCGTCCAGGCGGCAGTCGTCAGGGGTGGGGTCGAGGACGCGGGGTGCGTGGGCGTACTCGGGCGGGCTCTCGCGGTTGTTCGCCGGAAGGTAGGAGAGCAGGACGCGGACGATGTCGAGGGCGTCGTCCTCGTCCTCGGCGAGGAAATGAGCGTTGCCGTTCCGGGAGTTGCTGGCGCGGGCGCCGCCGAGTTCCTCGGCCGTCGTACGCTCCCCGGTCACGGCCTCGATGACGTCCGGGCCGGTGACGAACATGTGCGAGGTGCCGTCGACCATGACGGTGAAGTCGGTGATGGCCGGCGAATAGGCGGCGCCGCCCGCGCACGGGCCCATGATCACGGAGATCTGCGGGATGACGCCCGAGGCCTGGACGTTGCGGCGGGCCAGTTCGGCGTAGAGGGCGAGGGCGGCCACGCCCTCCTGGATGCGGGCTCCACCGGAGTCGTTGAGACCGATGACCGGGCACCCGGTCTTCAGAGCCAGGTCCATCGTGCTGACGACCTTCTCCCCGAACGCCTCGCCCATGCTGCCGCCGTGGACCGTGGCGTCCTGCGCGAACACACACACCTGGCGCCCGTCGACGGTGCCGGTGCCGGTGACCACGCCGTCGCCGTACGCCGCGTCGCCGGTGCCGCTGCGGGCGCTCACCAACGCGCCGGTCTCGATGAAGGAGCCCCGGTCCAGCAACCGCGCGACGCGTTCACGGGCCGTGAGCCGGCCGCGAGCGGCCTGCCGGGCGACGGCCGCCGCGGAGCCGCCGGCCAGGGCCCGCTGGTGTCGGGCGGCGAGGTCCGCGAGACGTTCCGCGGTTGTACGCACAGCGGGCGCGGGCGATCCCACGGTTTCCGCAATCGAGGTCACAGCCACCTCCTTCGGGCCTTGCGAGCATCGCAGCCCTCCTGAGGTGCGGTCTTCCTTTGCGCTCCCAATGTGAGGTTGTTGAGTGGCCCGGGGCCCGCGTTCGTAGACGGAGTACAACCGGACGACACCAGGACCGGAGGTCAGGGCAGGAATGCGGTGGCGACCGCCGCGCCTTCGCGGACGAAGACCGGGATGCGCTCCAAGGGCGCAGGGACGCCGGCGAGTTCGACGCCGCCCCGGTGAACCTCTCCGGTGGCGGTGTCGGTCCAGCGGGCGCGACCTGGCAGGTAGACCGGGCGGGCGCGGGATCCGGCCTCGGTGACCGGGGCGACCAGCACGTCGGGGCCGAGCAGGAACTGGTCCTCGACGTCCCAGGCCCGCGCGTCGTCGGGGAAGCCGAAGAAGAGCGGCCGCATCACCGGGGCGCCCTCGCGGTGCGCCTGCTCCGCGAGCTCGTGCAGGTAGGGGCGCAGCCTTTCGCGCAGCCTGAGGTGTTCGCGGAGGATCGGATACGCCTGCTCGCCGTAGGACCAGACCTCGTTGGGGCCGCCGGTGATCTCCGCCGTGAACGCCTGGTTGGGTGCCCGGTCGCCGTGCAGGCGCATGACCGGGCTGAAGGTCCCGTACTGGAACCAGCGGACCAGCAGTTCCTGGTAGTGCGGGTCGGCCGGGTCGCCGCCCTGGAAGCCGCCGATGTCGGTGTTCCA is part of the Streptomyces sp. NBC_01262 genome and harbors:
- a CDS encoding acyl-CoA carboxylase subunit beta, with protein sequence MTSIAETVGSPAPAVRTTAERLADLAARHQRALAGGSAAAVARQAARGRLTARERVARLLDRGSFIETGALVSARSGTGDAAYGDGVVTGTGTVDGRQVCVFAQDATVHGGSMGEAFGEKVVSTMDLALKTGCPVIGLNDSGGARIQEGVAALALYAELARRNVQASGVIPQISVIMGPCAGGAAYSPAITDFTVMVDGTSHMFVTGPDVIEAVTGERTTAEELGGARASNSRNGNAHFLAEDEDDALDIVRVLLSYLPANNRESPPEYAHAPRVLDPTPDDCRLDGIIPDRPETAYDMREILRTVVDDGELLQVHELFAPNILCALARVEGRSVGVVANQPLHAAGVLDIDASEKAARFVRFCDAFGIPLLTFTDVPGYLSGTHQEQSGIIRRGAKLLYAYAESTVPKVTVVVRKAYGGGYAVMGSKHLGADVNLAWPTARIAVMGAEGAVSVLHRRELAAAAAVGEQTAADLRAKLVEEYETAWATPYAAAARGYIDAVIAPSTTRAHITRALRTLRTKRAAVPDRRHGNIPL